Proteins from one Sphingopyxis terrae subsp. terrae NBRC 15098 genomic window:
- a CDS encoding phosphotransferase family protein produces the protein MTETIDAQKAFSGTVAPEGADVLDEAKLTAWMEANVEGFEGPLTQSKFAGGQSNPTYKISAPSGNYVLRRKPFGPLLPSAHAVDREYKVQAGLHKMGYPVARQYGLCTDDSVVGSWFYVMGMVDGHTIWDGSMPGSTPENRRATYFAMIDALAALHSVDVEAAGLSDFGKPGNYFGRQVDRWTKQYRLSETETMDEMERLIAWLPATLPEQTRTSVVHGDYRIDNMIWAKDRPEVLAVLDWELSTLGDPLADFTYVAMAWVTENGGRSGVMDLDRAALGIPELDEVVDRYCAATGRDSVPDMNWYFAYNFFRLAGIMQGIKKRVIDGTASSAHAKAMSERVLPLAQKAWHFAQQAGA, from the coding sequence ATGACGGAAACAATCGACGCGCAAAAGGCCTTCAGCGGCACCGTCGCGCCGGAGGGCGCCGACGTCCTCGACGAGGCGAAGCTGACCGCCTGGATGGAAGCCAATGTCGAAGGGTTTGAAGGCCCGCTGACGCAGAGCAAATTTGCCGGCGGCCAGTCGAACCCGACCTACAAGATATCGGCGCCGTCGGGCAATTATGTGCTGCGGCGCAAACCTTTCGGCCCGCTGCTCCCGTCGGCGCACGCCGTCGACCGCGAATATAAGGTGCAGGCTGGCCTCCATAAGATGGGCTATCCGGTCGCGCGCCAATATGGGCTGTGTACCGATGACAGCGTGGTCGGCAGCTGGTTCTATGTGATGGGGATGGTCGACGGCCATACCATCTGGGACGGATCGATGCCGGGGTCGACCCCCGAAAACCGCCGCGCGACCTATTTCGCGATGATCGACGCGCTCGCGGCGCTGCACAGTGTCGATGTCGAAGCCGCCGGGCTTTCGGACTTCGGCAAGCCGGGCAATTATTTCGGGCGCCAGGTCGATCGCTGGACCAAGCAGTACCGGCTGTCCGAGACCGAGACGATGGACGAGATGGAGCGGCTGATCGCATGGCTGCCCGCGACCTTGCCCGAACAGACGCGCACCAGCGTCGTCCACGGCGATTACCGGATCGACAATATGATCTGGGCCAAGGACCGGCCCGAGGTGCTGGCGGTGCTCGACTGGGAATTGTCGACACTCGGCGATCCGCTCGCCGATTTCACCTATGTCGCAATGGCGTGGGTGACCGAAAACGGCGGCCGTTCGGGGGTGATGGACCTTGACCGCGCGGCGCTCGGCATTCCGGAGCTCGACGAGGTGGTCGATCGCTATTGCGCCGCGACCGGGCGCGACAGCGTTCCCGACATGAACTGGTATTTCGCCTATAATTTCTTCCGCCTCGCCGGCATCATGCAGGGGATCAAGAAGCGCGTCATCGACGGTACCGCATCGTCGGCCCATGCCAAGGCAATGTCCGAACGCGTCCTGCCGCTGGCGCAAAAGGCATGGCACTTCGCGCAGCAGGCCGGCGCATGA
- a CDS encoding acyl-CoA dehydrogenase family protein — MDFDFTDRQVHWRDRVREFIDRKIRPAVATYKQQDASGDRWKVIQVVEDLKAEAKAAGIWNLFMPPRSSAHHHVDETFEFEGPGLTNLEYALCAEEMGRVGFASEVFNCSAPDTGNMEVFHRYGTRAQKDRWLAPLMNGEIRSAFLMTEPAVASSDATNIETRIERDGDDYVINGVKWWSSGAGDPRCKVAIVMGKTDFGAKRHAQQSMLAVPMDAPGINILRHLPVFGYDDAPHGHMEIELKDVRVKAEDAMLLGEGRGFEIAQGRLGPGRIHHCMRTIGVAEEALERMCKRLQSRVAFGKTVAEHSIWEQRIARARIDIEMTRLLCLKAADMMDKVGNKSAAAEIAMIKVQAPNMALQIIDDAIQAHGGGGVSEDFGLAKMYAGQRTLRIADGPDEVHARAIARIELAKHSPAAQDDRFSSGDIGVTR, encoded by the coding sequence ATGGATTTCGACTTCACCGACCGGCAGGTGCACTGGCGCGACCGGGTGCGCGAGTTCATCGACCGCAAGATCCGCCCCGCCGTTGCGACCTACAAACAGCAGGATGCGAGCGGCGATCGCTGGAAAGTCATCCAGGTCGTCGAGGATCTGAAGGCCGAGGCGAAGGCCGCCGGCATCTGGAACCTGTTCATGCCGCCGCGCAGCAGCGCGCACCATCATGTCGACGAGACGTTCGAATTCGAAGGTCCGGGGCTCACCAACCTCGAATATGCACTGTGCGCCGAGGAAATGGGCCGCGTCGGCTTTGCGAGCGAGGTGTTCAACTGCTCGGCGCCCGACACGGGCAATATGGAAGTCTTCCATCGCTATGGCACCCGCGCGCAGAAGGACAGATGGCTCGCCCCGCTGATGAATGGCGAGATTCGATCGGCCTTTCTGATGACCGAACCCGCGGTCGCCTCGTCCGATGCGACGAACATCGAAACGCGGATCGAACGCGACGGCGACGACTATGTCATCAACGGCGTCAAATGGTGGTCGTCGGGCGCGGGCGATCCGCGCTGCAAGGTCGCGATCGTCATGGGCAAGACCGATTTCGGCGCCAAGCGCCACGCGCAGCAGTCGATGCTGGCGGTCCCGATGGACGCGCCGGGCATCAATATCCTGCGCCACCTGCCCGTCTTCGGCTATGACGATGCACCGCACGGTCATATGGAAATCGAGCTCAAGGACGTTCGCGTCAAGGCCGAGGACGCGATGCTGCTCGGCGAAGGCCGCGGCTTCGAGATTGCGCAGGGCCGCCTCGGGCCGGGGCGTATCCACCATTGCATGCGCACGATCGGCGTCGCCGAAGAAGCGCTCGAACGGATGTGCAAGCGGCTCCAGTCGCGCGTCGCCTTCGGCAAGACCGTGGCCGAGCACAGCATCTGGGAACAGCGCATCGCCCGCGCGCGCATCGACATCGAAATGACGCGCCTCCTGTGCCTGAAGGCCGCCGACATGATGGACAAGGTCGGCAACAAGTCGGCCGCGGCCGAGATCGCGATGATCAAGGTGCAGGCGCCGAACATGGCGCTGCAGATCATCGACGATGCGATTCAGGCGCATGGCGGCGGCGGCGTCAGCGAGGATTTCGGCCTCGCCAAAATGTATGCCGGCCAGCGCACGCTGCGCATCGCCGACGGTCCCGACGAAGTCCACGCCCGCGCCATCGCGCGCATCGAGCTGGCGAAACATTCGCCCGCCGCGCAGGACGATCGTTTCTCGTCGGGCGACATCGGCGTTACGCGTTAA
- a CDS encoding MFS transporter — MSANILPGALPTRIKVAHGVGAVTLGIKESGLTTFFMIYYNQVLGFDPRVVSLVLIGAMLVDAIVDPMIGRLSDATRTRLGRRLPWLYGAALPMAIVWTLLWVSPDIAKHSTLGLFLNVVAVRILVSACEIPSISLVAELTRDYDERTALMRYRFLFGWLGGLLAVALAYNVFLVSDDPARSGLLETSGYTAYGLFGAAMILLTTLASAFGQQRRILSLPPPPRRPHGHSMLADILLAFRNPAFLALASGALFVTGAYATTIASTNYMMLYVWQLSDAQLRFYPVGLAVAVFGAFAAVGHAHRRFGKRDSAIGAALASGVIAFLPYAARNLGWWPDLGGWPSVMLLLSLQTLSLFGLVVATISTSSMVAEIVEAHEVDHGTRIEGVFFAGYLMVQKFGQALGIFLVGQLVAFAGLSDQVRPEDWPASTAAAMAWTFAGLMILISVMAAIGLRRYPIDRASHEARLAALASTGGAAADSQGPRP, encoded by the coding sequence ATGAGCGCCAATATTCTCCCGGGCGCGCTGCCGACGCGCATCAAGGTGGCGCATGGCGTGGGTGCCGTAACGCTCGGAATCAAGGAGTCGGGGCTCACTACCTTCTTCATGATCTATTACAACCAGGTGCTCGGTTTCGATCCGCGCGTCGTGTCGCTCGTGTTGATCGGCGCGATGCTGGTCGATGCGATCGTCGATCCGATGATCGGCCGGCTGTCGGATGCGACGCGAACCCGGCTTGGGCGGAGGCTGCCCTGGCTTTACGGCGCCGCTCTGCCGATGGCAATCGTGTGGACGCTGCTGTGGGTGTCGCCCGATATCGCAAAACATTCGACGTTGGGCCTGTTCCTCAATGTCGTGGCCGTGCGGATATTGGTGTCGGCGTGCGAAATTCCGTCGATCTCGCTCGTCGCCGAACTGACGCGCGATTATGACGAGCGCACCGCGCTGATGCGCTATCGCTTTCTGTTCGGCTGGCTCGGCGGCCTCCTTGCCGTGGCGCTTGCCTATAATGTCTTTCTGGTCTCCGACGATCCCGCGCGCAGCGGCTTGCTCGAGACATCCGGCTATACCGCCTACGGTCTGTTCGGCGCCGCCATGATCTTGCTGACGACGCTGGCGTCGGCATTCGGTCAGCAACGCCGCATCCTGTCGCTGCCGCCTCCGCCGCGCAGGCCGCACGGCCATTCGATGCTCGCTGACATCCTGCTTGCCTTTCGCAACCCGGCGTTTCTTGCGCTGGCGTCCGGCGCGCTGTTCGTCACGGGCGCCTATGCGACGACGATCGCGTCGACCAATTATATGATGCTCTATGTCTGGCAACTCAGCGATGCACAGCTGCGTTTCTATCCTGTCGGGCTCGCCGTCGCGGTCTTCGGCGCTTTCGCGGCGGTCGGCCATGCGCACCGCCGCTTTGGCAAGCGCGACAGCGCGATCGGTGCCGCGCTCGCGAGTGGCGTGATCGCTTTCCTGCCCTATGCCGCACGCAATCTGGGCTGGTGGCCCGATCTGGGCGGATGGCCTTCGGTGATGCTTTTGCTGTCGTTGCAGACCCTGTCGCTGTTCGGGTTGGTGGTGGCAACCATTTCCACCTCGTCGATGGTTGCCGAAATCGTCGAAGCGCATGAGGTCGATCATGGCACGCGGATCGAGGGCGTCTTCTTCGCCGGCTATCTGATGGTCCAGAAATTCGGGCAGGCGCTCGGCATCTTTCTCGTCGGCCAGCTTGTCGCCTTTGCGGGGTTGAGCGATCAAGTGCGGCCCGAGGACTGGCCAGCCAGCACTGCCGCGGCAATGGCGTGGACTTTCGCCGGATTGATGATTTTGATTTCGGTCATGGCGGCCATTGGCCTGCGGCGGTATCCGATCGACCGGGCCAGCCACGAGGCACGGCTCGCCGCCCTCGCCTCGACGGGCGGCGCGGCGGCCGATAGCCAGGGGCCGCGGCCGTAA
- a CDS encoding SDR family NAD(P)-dependent oxidoreductase: MSLFDMTGQVALITGSSRGIGKATAEAMAEQGAKVVISSRKQDACDQTAAAINARFGEGTAIAVAANISSKEDLQHLVDATRAAFGKITALVCNAASNPYYGPGLGISDDQFRKIMDNNILSNHWLISMVAPEMLERGEGSITIISSIGGLKGSPIIGAYGISKAADMQVARNFSVEFGPKGVRVNCIAPGLIRTDMARALWENEENLRRSTAASTLKRIGEPHEIAGAAVFLASKAGAFTTGQTIVCDGGATISGGA, translated from the coding sequence ATGAGCCTGTTCGACATGACCGGGCAGGTCGCGCTGATCACCGGATCGTCGCGCGGCATCGGCAAGGCGACCGCCGAAGCAATGGCCGAACAGGGCGCCAAGGTCGTCATCTCGAGCCGCAAGCAGGATGCCTGCGATCAGACCGCGGCGGCGATCAACGCGCGCTTTGGCGAAGGCACCGCCATTGCGGTTGCCGCGAACATCTCGTCGAAGGAGGATCTGCAGCATCTCGTCGACGCGACACGCGCCGCCTTCGGCAAGATCACCGCGCTCGTCTGCAACGCGGCATCGAACCCCTATTATGGTCCTGGCCTCGGCATCAGCGACGACCAGTTCCGCAAGATCATGGACAATAATATCCTGTCCAACCACTGGCTGATTTCGATGGTCGCACCCGAAATGCTCGAACGCGGCGAAGGATCGATCACGATCATCAGTTCGATCGGCGGGCTCAAGGGATCGCCGATCATCGGAGCCTACGGGATTTCCAAAGCGGCGGACATGCAGGTGGCGCGCAATTTCTCGGTCGAGTTCGGCCCCAAGGGCGTCCGCGTCAATTGCATCGCGCCCGGCCTGATCCGCACCGACATGGCGCGCGCGCTGTGGGAAAATGAAGAGAATCTTCGGCGTTCCACCGCGGCTTCGACGCTGAAGCGCATCGGCGAACCGCACGAGATCGCCGGCGCGGCGGTCTTTCTTGCCAGCAAGGCGGGGGCATTCACAACCGGCCAGACCATCGTCTGCGATGGCGGAGCCACGATATCGGGAGGCGCATGA
- a CDS encoding Zn-dependent alcohol dehydrogenase: MTKAAVLIEPGKPLVIEEVVVDKPGPHEVRIRTAACGLCHSDLHFIDGAYPHPLPAIPGHEAAGIVEAVGSEVRTVKPGDAVVTCLSAFCGHCEFCVTGRMSLCLGGETRRPVGSAPRITRPDGSPVNQMLNLSAFSEVMLVHEHACVAIDPEMPLDRAAVIGCAVTTGAGTIFNACKVTPGETVAVVGCGGVGLATINAAKIAGAGRIIAADPVPEKRELAMKLGATDVVDALADDAAKQIVEMTKGGVDHAVEAVGRPASASLAVASLRRGGTATILGMMPLSEKVGLGAMDLLSGKKLQGAIMGGNRFPVDIPRLVDFYLRGLLDLDSIVAETIPLDRVNEGFDKMRKGDAARSVIVFGQ, encoded by the coding sequence TTGACCAAAGCCGCCGTCCTGATCGAACCCGGCAAGCCCCTCGTCATCGAGGAGGTCGTCGTCGACAAGCCCGGCCCGCACGAGGTGCGCATCCGCACCGCCGCCTGCGGGCTTTGCCATTCGGACCTTCACTTCATCGACGGCGCCTATCCGCACCCCCTGCCCGCCATCCCCGGCCATGAAGCCGCCGGGATCGTCGAGGCGGTGGGCAGCGAAGTCCGCACGGTGAAGCCGGGCGATGCGGTCGTCACCTGCCTCAGCGCCTTTTGCGGCCATTGCGAGTTCTGCGTTACCGGGCGCATGTCGCTGTGCCTTGGCGGCGAGACGCGCCGGCCGGTCGGATCGGCGCCGCGCATCACGCGCCCCGACGGATCGCCGGTCAACCAGATGCTCAACCTCAGCGCCTTTTCGGAGGTGATGCTGGTCCACGAACATGCGTGCGTCGCGATCGATCCCGAAATGCCGCTCGACCGGGCGGCGGTGATCGGCTGCGCGGTCACGACCGGCGCGGGCACCATCTTTAACGCGTGCAAGGTGACGCCGGGCGAAACGGTCGCGGTCGTCGGTTGCGGCGGCGTCGGGCTCGCGACGATCAACGCCGCCAAGATCGCCGGCGCGGGGCGCATCATCGCCGCCGACCCGGTTCCCGAAAAGCGCGAACTGGCGATGAAGCTCGGCGCAACCGATGTCGTCGACGCGCTCGCCGACGATGCCGCCAAACAGATCGTCGAAATGACCAAGGGCGGCGTCGACCATGCGGTCGAAGCGGTCGGGCGTCCTGCCTCGGCCAGCCTCGCGGTCGCCTCGCTGCGCCGCGGCGGCACCGCGACGATCCTGGGCATGATGCCGCTGTCCGAAAAGGTCGGGCTGGGCGCAATGGACCTGCTTTCGGGCAAGAAGCTGCAGGGCGCGATCATGGGCGGCAATCGCTTCCCGGTCGACATCCCGCGGCTCGTCGATTTCTACCTGCGCGGCCTGCTCGATCTCGACAGCATCGTTGCCGAGACGATCCCGCTCGACCGGGTCAACGAAGGCTTCGACAAGATGCGAAAGGGCGATGCCGCGCGGTCGGTGATCGTGTTCGGCCAATGA
- a CDS encoding MFS transporter, with amino-acid sequence MTAETPAQARLPLGLKLFHGLGSVAYGVKDNGFSTFLLIFYSQVVGLDASLVSLALMFALLADAFVDPLIGYFSDRTYTRWGRRHPWLYLAPLPLGLAWMLLWSPPDDHTHIFAYLVVVAVLVRTLVSCCEVPSQSLVAELTSDYDERTALVRFRFLFAWGGGLLVFFLANTVFLRPDATHKFGQLNPAGYWLYGLCGAIIMAVTVFISALGQHRRIAHLPATKPEPGTPRRAFAEIWESLRHPAALILLGASLIAISSTQMTFTISNFLYLYVWRFSDGAFAALPWLLMVSVLLSFVFVQPLHHRFGKKRVAVICGIISTTFWVAPFGLFLSGHWPGTGSAFSSNLLMGFILVSNVNAVMVMISAQSMLADVVEASQVETGRRTEGVFAAGWMFVQKCATAVGIGLTGLLISLSGLPAKAVPGEVAPQVVDRLVVSYSLIVIVATILSTWIFARFPINRADHEARVAALSASETIALQ; translated from the coding sequence GTGACCGCCGAGACCCCGGCGCAGGCGCGCCTGCCGCTCGGGCTCAAATTATTCCACGGCCTCGGCAGCGTTGCCTATGGGGTCAAGGACAACGGCTTTTCGACCTTCCTCCTGATCTTTTACAGCCAGGTGGTCGGGCTCGATGCGAGCCTTGTTTCGCTGGCGCTGATGTTCGCGCTGCTCGCCGATGCCTTCGTCGATCCGCTGATCGGCTATTTTTCGGACCGCACCTATACGCGCTGGGGCCGCCGCCATCCGTGGCTCTATCTCGCGCCGCTGCCGCTCGGGCTCGCATGGATGCTGCTGTGGTCGCCGCCCGACGACCATACGCACATCTTTGCCTATCTGGTGGTCGTCGCGGTGTTGGTGCGCACGCTGGTATCGTGCTGCGAAGTGCCGTCGCAATCGCTCGTCGCCGAACTGACAAGCGATTATGACGAGCGCACCGCGCTGGTCCGCTTCCGCTTCCTCTTCGCCTGGGGCGGCGGGCTGCTCGTCTTCTTCCTCGCCAACACCGTCTTCCTGCGGCCCGACGCGACGCACAAGTTCGGGCAGCTCAATCCTGCGGGCTACTGGCTCTACGGCCTGTGCGGGGCGATCATCATGGCGGTGACGGTTTTCATCTCGGCGCTCGGCCAGCATCGGCGCATAGCGCATCTGCCCGCGACGAAGCCCGAACCCGGAACGCCCCGGCGCGCCTTTGCCGAGATTTGGGAATCGCTGCGCCACCCGGCGGCGCTGATCCTGCTCGGCGCCTCGCTGATCGCGATTTCGAGCACGCAGATGACCTTCACCATCTCGAACTTCCTTTATCTTTATGTCTGGCGCTTTTCCGATGGCGCCTTCGCGGCGCTGCCATGGCTGCTGATGGTCAGCGTCCTGCTGTCCTTCGTGTTTGTGCAGCCACTCCACCACCGGTTCGGCAAGAAGCGCGTCGCGGTGATCTGCGGGATCATCAGCACGACGTTCTGGGTGGCGCCGTTCGGCCTGTTCCTTTCGGGCCATTGGCCGGGAACCGGCTCCGCCTTTTCGAGCAATCTGCTGATGGGCTTCATCCTCGTTTCCAACGTCAACGCGGTGATGGTGATGATCTCCGCACAGTCGATGCTCGCCGACGTCGTCGAAGCCTCGCAGGTCGAAACCGGACGCCGCACCGAAGGCGTGTTCGCCGCCGGCTGGATGTTCGTCCAGAAATGCGCCACCGCCGTAGGGATCGGCCTCACCGGCCTGCTGATCAGCCTGTCGGGCCTGCCGGCGAAAGCCGTTCCCGGCGAGGTTGCACCGCAAGTGGTCGACCGGCTGGTCGTCAGCTACAGCCTGATCGTGATCGTCGCGACAATCCTGTCGACGTGGATCTTCGCGCGCTTCCCGATCAACCGCGCCGACCACGAAGCCCGCGTCGCCGCGCTGTCCGCATCCGAAACGATCGCGCTGCAATGA
- a CDS encoding serine hydrolase domain-containing protein: MGHGFDTARLDRIPAFLGAKYVGAGRLPHAATLVSRRGEIAHLSCIGEARPGEALKEDAIFRIASMTKPITSTAFMMLVEEGKVALSDPLVKFCPEFKDTGVFVAGGGNVPFLTRPPVRPILMVDLLRHTAGLTYSFQERTPVDAAYRKTKIDDFDADYTMDSFIAGLAKIPLQFDPGAHWNYSMATDVLGAVIERIEGKPFAEVLQERIFGPLGMVDTGFKVPADKQHRLTDCYAFDPKEKMKGFDSGDRSRWAKDRSFHSGGGGLVSTLADYHRFCLMLLGGGKLDGTRIISRKTLALMTANHLVGGGDLTQHSVGIFSEDENAGVGFGLGFAVTLDPAAAGIPGSAGDFYWGGMFSTGFFVDPVEEICMVFMTQLMPSSTYPVRREVKTLVHAAIDD; the protein is encoded by the coding sequence ATGGGTCACGGATTCGATACCGCGCGGCTAGACCGCATTCCAGCCTTTCTCGGCGCGAAATATGTCGGCGCCGGCCGCCTGCCGCATGCGGCGACGCTGGTGTCGCGGCGCGGCGAGATCGCGCATCTGTCGTGCATCGGCGAGGCGCGTCCGGGCGAGGCGCTGAAAGAGGATGCGATCTTCCGCATCGCCAGCATGACCAAGCCGATCACCAGCACCGCCTTCATGATGCTGGTCGAGGAGGGCAAGGTCGCGCTGTCCGATCCGCTGGTAAAGTTCTGCCCCGAGTTCAAGGACACCGGCGTCTTCGTTGCGGGCGGCGGCAATGTGCCCTTCCTGACCCGGCCGCCGGTGCGCCCGATCCTGATGGTCGACCTGCTGCGCCATACCGCCGGCCTCACCTACAGCTTTCAGGAGCGTACGCCGGTCGACGCCGCCTATCGCAAGACCAAGATCGACGATTTCGACGCCGATTATACGATGGACAGCTTCATCGCGGGACTCGCGAAAATCCCGCTGCAGTTCGATCCCGGCGCGCATTGGAATTATTCGATGGCGACCGACGTCCTTGGCGCGGTGATCGAGCGGATCGAGGGCAAGCCGTTCGCCGAGGTGCTGCAGGAGCGCATCTTCGGCCCCCTCGGCATGGTCGATACCGGGTTCAAGGTGCCTGCGGACAAACAGCATCGGCTGACGGACTGCTACGCTTTCGACCCGAAGGAGAAGATGAAGGGCTTCGACAGCGGCGACCGCAGCCGCTGGGCAAAGGACCGCAGCTTTCATTCGGGCGGCGGCGGGCTCGTCTCGACGCTGGCCGATTATCACCGTTTCTGTCTGATGCTGCTCGGCGGCGGCAAGCTGGACGGCACGCGAATCATCAGCCGCAAGACGCTCGCCCTGATGACCGCGAACCACCTGGTCGGCGGCGGCGACCTGACGCAGCATAGCGTCGGCATCTTTTCCGAGGACGAAAATGCCGGGGTCGGCTTCGGGCTCGGCTTCGCGGTCACGCTCGACCCGGCGGCGGCGGGCATCCCCGGCTCGGCGGGGGATTTTTATTGGGGCGGCATGTTTTCGACCGGCTTCTTCGTCGATCCGGTCGAAGAAATCTGCATGGTGTTCATGACCCAGCTCATGCCCTCGTCCACCTATCCCGTGCGGCGCGAGGTCAAGACGCTCGTCCACGCCGCGATCGACGACTGA
- a CDS encoding SDR family NAD(P)-dependent oxidoreductase codes for MRFAGKVAVVTGAASGIGKAAVLKLAGEGAHVFAADIDEAGGQALAAASNGRIEFIRCDVTVASDIEALMNEAAKRGGGIDIVFNNAAAGGDRAPIDEITPDGWDWTMNLVLKSVAMGIRYAAPHMKGRKGAAIVNTASVAALGAGYSPTAYAVAKAGVLHLTKVAATDLAQYGIRVNAICPGFINTNIFTTSLEVPDESKDAAKAVIAEMSAHAQPVARGGQPDDIANAVAYLASEEASFMTGTHMLVDGGLTIGQRHAWDPEAPGLFDALIAMEDAAKAGAAA; via the coding sequence ATGCGATTCGCAGGCAAGGTCGCCGTCGTCACCGGCGCAGCATCGGGTATTGGCAAGGCGGCCGTTCTGAAACTCGCGGGCGAAGGCGCCCATGTTTTCGCAGCCGACATCGACGAGGCGGGCGGTCAGGCTCTTGCCGCGGCGTCGAACGGCCGGATCGAATTCATCCGGTGCGACGTCACCGTCGCGTCGGACATCGAAGCGCTGATGAACGAAGCCGCGAAGCGCGGCGGCGGCATCGACATCGTGTTCAACAATGCTGCCGCAGGCGGCGACCGCGCCCCGATCGACGAAATCACGCCCGACGGATGGGACTGGACGATGAACCTCGTCCTCAAATCGGTCGCGATGGGCATCCGCTATGCTGCGCCTCACATGAAGGGCCGCAAAGGCGCCGCGATCGTCAACACTGCGAGCGTCGCGGCGCTCGGCGCTGGCTATTCGCCGACCGCCTATGCCGTCGCCAAGGCGGGCGTGCTGCATCTGACCAAGGTCGCGGCGACCGATCTTGCCCAATATGGCATCCGCGTGAACGCGATCTGCCCCGGCTTCATCAACACCAATATCTTCACCACCTCGCTCGAGGTGCCCGACGAAAGCAAGGATGCGGCCAAGGCGGTGATCGCCGAAATGAGTGCGCATGCGCAGCCGGTCGCGCGCGGCGGACAACCCGACGACATCGCCAATGCCGTCGCCTATCTGGCGAGCGAGGAGGCGAGCTTCATGACCGGCACGCATATGCTGGTCGACGGCGGTCTGACGATCGGCCAGCGCCACGCCTGGGATCCCGAAGCGCCCGGCCTGTTCGACGCCCTGATAGCCATGGAGGATGCGGCCAAGGCCGGAGCCGCGGCGTGA
- a CDS encoding SDR family NAD(P)-dependent oxidoreductase translates to MGALDGKIAIITGAGSGIGRASALRFAAEGAKLVIGDKSAAVHDTAQAVKDAGGTVVALEVDAGVEADVARLVATAQENYGGLDIAFANAGIIGDMGGIFDISPEAWAETLRVNLIGPALMVKHAGKAMVDQGRGGAILLTASVAGINSGAGPAAYSASKAGVINLAKTAAQQMTSANVRVNAICPGLTETGMTKPTFDYAKEKGVTHKIGQLNPLKRAGQPEELANVALFLLSDQASYVNGQAIAVDGGLTSSHPVTRQLLGQTSH, encoded by the coding sequence ATGGGCGCATTGGACGGCAAGATTGCGATCATTACCGGCGCGGGCAGCGGCATCGGCCGGGCAAGCGCGCTGCGCTTCGCCGCCGAAGGTGCGAAACTCGTCATCGGCGACAAGAGCGCGGCGGTGCATGACACGGCGCAGGCAGTGAAGGACGCAGGCGGCACCGTCGTCGCGCTGGAAGTCGATGCCGGTGTCGAAGCCGATGTTGCGCGGCTGGTCGCGACCGCACAGGAAAATTACGGTGGGCTCGACATCGCCTTCGCCAACGCCGGGATCATCGGCGACATGGGCGGCATCTTCGACATCTCGCCCGAGGCCTGGGCCGAAACGCTGCGCGTCAATCTGATCGGCCCGGCGCTGATGGTGAAGCATGCGGGCAAGGCGATGGTCGATCAGGGCCGCGGCGGCGCGATCCTGCTGACCGCGAGTGTCGCGGGGATCAATTCGGGCGCCGGCCCGGCCGCCTATTCGGCGTCGAAGGCGGGGGTCATCAACCTTGCCAAGACCGCGGCGCAGCAGATGACGTCGGCCAATGTGCGCGTCAACGCGATCTGCCCCGGCCTCACCGAAACCGGGATGACCAAACCGACCTTCGACTATGCAAAGGAGAAGGGCGTCACGCACAAGATCGGCCAGCTCAACCCGCTAAAGCGCGCCGGCCAGCCCGAGGAGCTCGCCAATGTCGCGCTCTTCCTGCTCAGCGACCAGGCAAGCTACGTCAACGGACAGGCGATTGCGGTTGACGGGGGCCTCACCAGCTCGCACCCGGTGACGCGCCAGCTTCTCGGCCAGACATCGCACTAA